From the Conexivisphaerales archaeon genome, the window TGTGTGCTGAATGTCATAAGGTCAGCCCCCTCAGCCATCGGGTCTTGAAATCTCCTTCCAGCTATGAGACCAGCCACATGCGCCCCATCATAGAGTATTATTGAACCATGTTCATGTATAGCACTCTCCATCTCCTTTACAGGGTGAGGGAAGAGGAAGAGACTGGCTCCAAACGTAACTATCTTTGGCCTTCTGCCCTGCTTTACCATCTTCTTGAGCTTTTTGAGCGAGCTGTCCACTTCTATATTCATAATTTCTGTGTCAAAGACGAAACTGTCAACGTCAAGACCATGAACCATCCAGGCCGATCCTGATTCCTCCTCTCCAGCTGACGAGACATGCCCTCCATAGAGTACAGGTAAGGATAGTATTGTGTCTCCTGGCGATGTTAGCGAGACGTAAACGGAAAGGTTTGCGAGCAGACCCGATGTAGGTCTGACATCTGCGAACTCTGCATGAAACAGCTTCTTCGCCAGTTCTACAGCTATCTTCTCAACTTCGTCCATATATCTGCATCCAGCATAGATTCTGGCGCCTGGAGGACCTTCTGCATACCTGTGGATCATATCTGAAGCAACTGCTCTCCTTACATCGATTGAGGTCAGGTTCTCGCTGGCTACAAGAGGAAGAGAAGAAGCGAACATCTGCTCATGTTTCTGAATGAGTTCTTTTACTTCGTTATACATGTGAAGGTTCTTCGACATTGCATGGCTGCAAAGTCTACCTCCTTTTAAAATTTTGAAATGAGTTCGAACGATAGATATGCTTTAATGCGAGTCAAACAATATGTCTGGCAACTGTTGAGCCATTCGCAAGAGGGAAGTGAGGACAAGAAGATTATTGTCTACACGGAATCAGACGGCAGCAGGTATGAGGTGGAGTATCCTGCAACGTCAAAAATCGACGTCAGAAACATAGCAGATGCTCTTGAACTGCCAGCCTACCTAGATACTAATAGTCCGATGGTGAGCACTGCAGTTGTTGCTTTATGGGTTTCCTACAGTGCAGATGGGATTTTAGCGTTGCATAAAGAAATGGGCAGATTCAAGGAACCTCCTTCACCGTTACTAATGGGAGGCTTGGCGGTCAAGATGCTTTCCAGAACAGCAAACGAAAAAGGCCCAATGAACAGAAACGTGAAGGATATCGACTATGTGGTTAGAAGGAGTCAGGGCGGTAATTTTGTCAAGTTGCTAAGCATTCTTTCAAACATCGCAGGCACAAGATTCTTTCATTTTCTGACCTCAAGTGACATGAGGTTCAACGCGCTGAGAGCCGGAGAGAGATACAGAATCAGGACTATCGACTGGAGTAGCTCAGACAGGCCAGAAGTAAGGTGGGTCGATATACTCATAGACAGGATAGAAATGAGACACAAGGTGGATGTGAGGGATGAATTTGATAGGGCGAAGAAGAATCTTTACACGATAGGCGTGGAAAAGCTGCTCCTCACCAAATGCCAGATGATTCAGGATATTGAGCAGACTGAATATGTAGCTATTCAGGAATCGGGGCAGGAATTCAGGATTCTGAGATATCCATTCTACAAGACAGGAAGGTATCTCATAGGGATGGAGGAGAAGGACATGATGGACGCTGCTGCCCTGCTCTGTGACCATGCAGGGAATTCTGAGGTGATTGCTTCACACCTGAGCGACCTGCTAAGAAAGGATGATAAGCTGCTTCAGACCTTCCGCCTGAACCTTGAGAACATCGAGTCCAGGAAGGACTGGCTGAGAGGCAAAGGAATATCAGAGGTTCAGCTTTCAAGAATAGATGAATCAATAGGAAATATACTGAAAAAGCTGCCGGAGAAGAGAAGATGGGATAAGCCATGGTGGAACAGGGACGTAGATACCCCTGTCATAAATTAGGGGCATGTCAACTTCAACGCAAAAAGATACAGTGAAATATGCTAAATGATTGACCAGTAGCTTATGCCCGCCTACGACCTTGTAATCAGAGATGTTCGTATCGTAACCGGAAAGGCCATAAAAGAATCAGATATATATGTGAAAGATGGTAAGATAGCTAGAGTCGGGCTTATCGAGCCTAGGCCACAGGCTGATGTGGTTATAGACGGCAACGGAAAGGTTGCCTTACCCGGGCTGGTAGATACCCATGTCCACTTCAGGGACCCTGGGATGGTGCATAAGGAAGATTTTGAAAGTGGTAGCAAGGGCGCAGCCGCTGGAGGCACCACAACTGTCATGGATATGCCTACAACTCAACCTGTGGTGACTGATGCTGCACTCTTCAGGGAGAAACTCCAGGCTATAGCAGGTAAGGCACTTGTTGACTACGGCCTCTATGGGGCTGCCGGAATAGAGAATTTGCATCAGCTTGAAGAACTGGCCAAGGTAGGTGCTGTTGCGTTCAAGACATATACCGTTTCTCCTCCATCAGAGAGGCTGAAGGAATATGCTGGAGCGTTGGTAAGAAGTGCTGCGGAGCTTTACAAGGTTATGGAAAAGTCTGCTGCAATAGGTCTTCTGCACTGTATACATGCTGAGGATGATTCTCTGGTGCAATATCTGACTACCAAGCTGAAGGAATCTGGCAGAAAGGATGCTGAAGCGCATTGCGAGTCAAGACCGAATCTTGCAGAGGAGCTTGCTGTTCATCAGGCAATAGGGATTGCAGAGCTGACGGGAGGTAAGGTGCATCTCCTTCACATAAGCACAAGGGAAGCAGTACAAATGATAAGGTCTGCAAAGGCAAGAGGGGTAAAGGTTACCGCGGAGACCTGCCCTCATTACCTTTACTTTACGAAGAAGGATATGCAGAAGCTTGGACCTTATGGAAAATACAACCCTCCTGCCAGGTCCCACGAAGACATAATAGCACTATGGGAGGGACTAAAAGATGGCAGCATAGATGCTATAGTCAGCGACCATGCACCTCATTCAAGGGAAGAGAAAGATGCTGGAAGGGAAGATATATGGAAGGCACCTCCTGGTACACCAGGGGTTGAGACAAGGCTTCCGCTGGTTCTGGCGAGAGCGGCCGGATGGGGCCTTGACCTGCAGGACGTGGTAAGGCTCTGTGCCACGAACCCGGCAAGGATTTATGGGCTAGGGTGGAGAAAGGGAGAAATTACTGAAGGGATGGACGCAGATATTGCACTGATAGACCCAAACGTTACTTGGAAGATAGACAGTTCTGAGCTTCAGACGAAGGCGAAAGAGACTGTCATCTTTGACCAGATGGAGGTTAAGGGACAGGTTTTCTGCACGATAGTAAGGGGCAGAGTCGTTTATGAAAGAGGAGTGGGTTTCGAAAAACCAGGAATAGGCAGCTTTCTACCCGGACAGCTTGCTGAATCAGCTAAGAAGGGAGGAGACAGATTCCTTTCTAGTTAAAATTACCTTCCCTGAACGTATTACAAAGCTGGGTTTGGAGGCCTTTCTAAGCGCTTCTCTTGGTGAAGCAGCGTCGAGTATGTTCAGGTCAGCTCTGCAATTTTTCCCTATGCCGTAATCCTTCAGTTCAAGGATTCTGGAAGAGGAGAAAGTCGGCATATACAGTAGCTTTTTAATTTCGGATTCTGAGTTCAGCTGCCCCTCATAAGCGAACAGCCAGGCGTTTCTGACCGGGTCAAAGTCCCCGAACGGGTTATAGGGGTCAACTATGTTATCCAGTCCAAATGCAACGTTTACCCCGGCTGAAATAAGCTCCTTTATCCTAGTCACGCCTCTTGCAGGGGGTGTGGAGCCAGCACCGCTAACCATCATGGTGCAGGGATTTGATACGACGTTTATCCTTTCATCCCTTATCATTGCAATGACTCGTTGTGCATACGAATCATCATAGTATGCCAGAGCGATGAGATGGTCTGCGGTTGCACGACCCTGAAGATGATGCTCTTTCACAGCTTTGATAAAGTATTCTACGTAGTTTGTGTATGGCTGAACATCTATATGCATATCAAGGGGCAGCTTTCTTTCCTCAGCGAGAGAGGCTAGCTTCTCTATCTGCTTGATAGCCTTCTCCTTGTCAGACTCTGCCTCAGGAAGACCTCCTACAGCATCAGCTCCTCTGTCCAGAGCTGCTTCTATCATCTCAAATGCTTCTTCATCCCTGAATATTCCTTCCTGGGGGAATGCTACTATCTGGATGGTGACAAATTCCTGATACTTCTTCCTGAGTTCTGACAGGGCTTCGAAAGACTTGAGACCTGCTATGCCATCTATATCTACATGTGTTCTTATGTATGTGACTCCGTTTGAAACCGCAGCCTTTATGCACCTTTCTGCCCTTGTTTTCACACCTTCTTTGGTAAATCTCTTCTTCGCTTCCCTAACCAGCTTCCTGGCTTCAACCATGCTTCTAGCTTCTGGTAATTCTTCAGCAAGAAACGCCTTGTCAAGGTGAACATGCGGTTCGACGAATGAAGGCAATACAAGATTGCCGTTTGCGTCTATCTCCTCATCCGCATCCACGTCTATCTTTTCTTCTAGCTTGGCGATTCTTCCTGACTCTAACAGTATGTCAAATTCATTCTTATCATCAAGACCTCTGCAATTTCTCAGAAGAAGCGTCATCATAACTCAGCCCTGTGATACAGCCTATCTGAGTGAGGAGAGATGCCTTGCGCATACCCTCACTGCTATCTCTATTGCTCTTTTCTGCTGACCAATAGGCATTGTAATGGTATCAATCTTTGGGTTTTTTATCATGTCGGGAAGAGGGGGGACATGAATAAAGCCAGAAATCTTCACAATGTCAGCATGAAGAAATGAATACATTGCTGTATTGCAGCAGTGTGTTCCTGCATGGTATGATAAGATAGCTGGTATCCCTGCGCCATTCAGCTCCTTAACTATTTCGTCAGCTGGAAGAGTGGAGCCGAGTGCAAGAGGCCCACCTTTGATTATGGGCTCGTCCCTGGGTTTGTTTCCGTAATTGTCTGGAACTACGGAGTCAGCAAAGAAACTGTTCATTACGTTCAGAGCCACCTTTTCTACCCTTATCGCTTTCGTGTAGTCCCAGCCTGTTGATATAACACAGTCTGGCCTGACCTCATCAACAAGTTTTCTTGCCAGTTTTGGCAGTGCGTAAAAATCCTCAGGGAGTACCTTTCCGACCACCTCTGCTCCATCGATTACACTTCCATTCAGCTCTTCAGCTACCATTCCTGAAGGATTTTTGTTGCCAGCCCAAGCCTCAAACCCCGTGATAAGAATACGCATCGCTTTTTAAACCGATGATTAAGGTTAAAGGTTTTGCGTTGTTCTAAAATAGAACTGAGAGACTAGGACAATTTTTATAGAACATCTTGGCATAAATGAGAATGTTGGAGACTGATTCCTTTACGAAGAGGTTTGAAAATCATAGATACATAAGCATTGAAACTTACAGAAGAAACGGTGACGCTGTCAGGACACCTGTATGGTTCGTATCAGAAGGATCCTCGCTCTATATTAGAACCTACAGTGACTCTGGAAAGGCGAAAAGATTGAAGCTGAACGGAAAGGCTAGAGTTGCTCCATGCACCTTTCAAGGCGAAGTCCTTGGTGACTGGGTAGATGTGGAGCCTTCTTTTGCTGATAGAAGTGAAACTGCAAGAGTCTTGCGTTTATTCAGGTCGAAATACGGCATTCAGATAGCTCTGACATCTCTTCTTGCCTGGTTGAAGGGGAAGAGGTATGTCGTGATAAAATTGAGTGGAAAGTCATGATGGTATCTTCTTACTTATTCTAAAAAGCTCTGGGACAATATCCTTCTGGTGAAGATACCTTCCGCAGTAAGTGCAAAGTAGAACTGCAGGCTTCCTTGAAACTACAGTGAATTCTGGTAAAGCTGGTTCCTTTGGCTGAGAAGTGACGCAGTTAGGGTTGGGGCAGCTTAGGATGTTTCTGAGAGTTGCTGGCAGGTCAGGTTCGAACCTCTCTTTGGTGTTGTCGTGCAGGATACTGATTTCAGCATCAGGATGAAGCAACGCAAGCTTGGCCGAGAGGTTCTCATCCATTTCAAGCCTCCTAACTTCTATGCTCAATCTTTCTCCTTCTCTGGTCAGCTTCACTTCTTTTGCGCTCTGAATCAGCAGCTCAACAAGTCGAGAAACGTCTGAAAGGCTGCAAGTCAGGACGAAGTCGCCTCTAACCATCTTTCTTTCTCACTCCACTATCAGACTGAGTAAGGCCATTCTCACTGGTAATCCTAGGGCAGCCTGTTGAAAGTATCTTGCATGAGGTGTGTAGTCTACTTCCAGAGGTATCTCATCTATCCTGGGCAGATGATGCATCACTATCATAGATTCCCTGGCTCTTCCGAGCATTCTTCCTGAAACGAAGTAGCTTCCCTTCACCCTCTCGTATTCAGCTGGGTCGTTCATTCTTTCCTTCTGCAACCTTGTTACATAAAGCACATCTACCTCAGGTATAACTTCTTCAACCCTGTCGGTTTCGATGAAATCCATTCCTTTTCCCCTGAGGTAATCCTTGACCTCTTCCTTTGCTTTGAGTTCTGAAGGGCTGACAAGGTAGAGCTTCACATCTCTGTAGTGAGTCAGGCCAAGGCAGAGTGAGGAAGCCGACCTGGTGTGTTTTAAGTCTCCGAGTATAGCTATCTTTACCCCATCAATTCTGCCAAATTCGTTTCTTATGGTGTAAAGGTCAGTCAATGTCTGAGTGGGGTGATGCTGCGTACCATCTCCTGCATTGATGACAGGCACAGAGGCTATCTCTGCAGCAAGCTTCGCTGCCCCCTCAATCTTATGCCTGAGCAGTATCACATTACCGTAGCTGTCAGCCATACGAACAGTATCTGCAAGTGATTCTCCTGTTACCACTCTCGAGTATGATGGGTCTGCGAACCCTGTAACTCCTCCACCAAGTCTCAGCATTGCTGCCTCAAAACTGAGCCTTGTCCTAGTGCTGGGCTCAAAGAAGAGTGTAACTAGTATCTTGCCCTGTAGGGTTTGAAGACCTGTCTTGACATGACTCTTCATTGAATCTGCAACTTCGAATATATAATCAAGTTCAGACCTAGTGAAATCTGTTATGGCTATGAAGTCTCTGCCTTTCAGGTTTGGCGAGCTCATGACATGACAACCCAGCTACTTCTTATCTTTCTCTTCTGGCCTGCTCAGTCCTTCCATCTTGCTGCTAGCTCGTCCATCCTGCAGAACCATACGTCGTTCTTCTGCATGATGTACTGTATAGTCTGTTCGAGCAGCATGATCCTGTGTGCTCTTCCTATGCTTTCAGGATGAAGAACCAATGCGAAGAAGCCGTTCGGTTCGTTCTCATACGCATAATCAAAATCCATCCTCCAGATTTCGAAGACTTTTGATGGGTTGTCGAGCTTGGGGTAGAATGTAGAGACACCGAGGAAGTATGCCAGGTCATCCTCAATCAGCTCGTTCACAGGTATGTTGAGTAGGTTCACTTCCTTGCCGAATTCAGGAGGCCTGTCTGTGTGGTATACATCTCCATCTCTGACCTTTGTAACCCTGAAATCATACGGCCCCATATGCTGGGAGATGTACTTGAAACCAAGGTCGATCATTATGCTGATCGTTCTTGAAGTTATTTCGTTAGCCTGTGGTATCTCAAAAGGTACCCTGTAGCCTACAGGTCTTTTACCTGTAGCCCTTTCTATCGCTTCTATTCCCTTAACGAAAGATTCTCTTTCTGCGTTTTCATCGAGAGAGGCAGGGCATTCATGGAAGTAACCATGATGCGCTATTTCGTGACCTCTCTTTGACAGGTCTCTGACCATCTCCGGATAAGTATCTGCAATCACTCCAGGCGTGAAGAAAGTTGCTTTGATGCCATACTTGTCGAGCAACTTTGCTATTCTAGGGATGCCTGTTACTACCCCGAACTCCCCACGCGAGAAGTTGATCGGCCCGTAGTTTCCAGGTCCCAGCAGTCCTACTGCTCTCATCCTCAGCATTATCGACCATGCATCCAGGTCGAAAGATACACATACCGCAAGTCTTTTTCCTTCAGGAAGGATTATGGCCATGAACGGCTTTCTACCTAAATATGCTTTAAGTCTTTCTTTACCCTAGTTCTTGTTCTTCTGTAGCCTTTTGCTCGTATGCTTCTGAATTTATTCTGACCTTAGGATAAAAGGAAGAAAAGGTGTCGAATTGAAC encodes:
- a CDS encoding polysaccharide deacetylase is translated as MAIILPEGKRLAVCVSFDLDAWSIMLRMRAVGLLGPGNYGPINFSRGEFGVVTGIPRIAKLLDKYGIKATFFTPGVIADTYPEMVRDLSKRGHEIAHHGYFHECPASLDENAERESFVKGIEAIERATGKRPVGYRVPFEIPQANEITSRTISIMIDLGFKYISQHMGPYDFRVTKVRDGDVYHTDRPPEFGKEVNLLNIPVNELIEDDLAYFLGVSTFYPKLDNPSKVFEIWRMDFDYAYENEPNGFFALVLHPESIGRAHRIMLLEQTIQYIMQKNDVWFCRMDELAARWKD
- a CDS encoding PPOX class F420-dependent oxidoreductase is translated as METDSFTKRFENHRYISIETYRRNGDAVRTPVWFVSEGSSLYIRTYSDSGKAKRLKLNGKARVAPCTFQGEVLGDWVDVEPSFADRSETARVLRLFRSKYGIQIALTSLLAWLKGKRYVVIKLSGKS
- the pyrB gene encoding aspartate carbamoyltransferase, whose protein sequence is MSSPNLKGRDFIAITDFTRSELDYIFEVADSMKSHVKTGLQTLQGKILVTLFFEPSTRTRLSFEAAMLRLGGGVTGFADPSYSRVVTGESLADTVRMADSYGNVILLRHKIEGAAKLAAEIASVPVINAGDGTQHHPTQTLTDLYTIRNEFGRIDGVKIAILGDLKHTRSASSLCLGLTHYRDVKLYLVSPSELKAKEEVKDYLRGKGMDFIETDRVEEVIPEVDVLYVTRLQKERMNDPAEYERVKGSYFVSGRMLGRARESMIVMHHLPRIDEIPLEVDYTPHARYFQQAALGLPVRMALLSLIVE
- a CDS encoding serine hydroxymethyltransferase — its product is MSKNLHMYNEVKELIQKHEQMFASSLPLVASENLTSIDVRRAVASDMIHRYAEGPPGARIYAGCRYMDEVEKIAVELAKKLFHAEFADVRPTSGLLANLSVYVSLTSPGDTILSLPVLYGGHVSSAGEEESGSAWMVHGLDVDSFVFDTEIMNIEVDSSLKKLKKMVKQGRRPKIVTFGASLFLFPHPVKEMESAIHEHGSIILYDGAHVAGLIAGRRFQDPMAEGADLMTFSTHKTLFGPQGGAIVGKESYREAIERGIFPGLTSNHHPNLVAGKAIAFAELAEFGEKYARAVVDNAKALASRLAELGEKVLAENLGFTQSHQLAIDVSKYGGGIAAERLLESYNIFCNRQSIPGMKSKQPMAIRVGTAELTRLGMDKNDMVEVAEIVQSALQRREKNEVIRRIERLREMHREVEYTFTKSPAYANLFEA
- a CDS encoding amidohydrolase family protein yields the protein MTLLLRNCRGLDDKNEFDILLESGRIAKLEEKIDVDADEEIDANGNLVLPSFVEPHVHLDKAFLAEELPEARSMVEARKLVREAKKRFTKEGVKTRAERCIKAAVSNGVTYIRTHVDIDGIAGLKSFEALSELRKKYQEFVTIQIVAFPQEGIFRDEEAFEMIEAALDRGADAVGGLPEAESDKEKAIKQIEKLASLAEERKLPLDMHIDVQPYTNYVEYFIKAVKEHHLQGRATADHLIALAYYDDSYAQRVIAMIRDERINVVSNPCTMMVSGAGSTPPARGVTRIKELISAGVNVAFGLDNIVDPYNPFGDFDPVRNAWLFAYEGQLNSESEIKKLLYMPTFSSSRILELKDYGIGKNCRADLNILDAASPREALRKASKPSFVIRSGKVILTRKESVSSLLS
- the allB gene encoding allantoinase AllB, with the translated sequence MPAYDLVIRDVRIVTGKAIKESDIYVKDGKIARVGLIEPRPQADVVIDGNGKVALPGLVDTHVHFRDPGMVHKEDFESGSKGAAAGGTTTVMDMPTTQPVVTDAALFREKLQAIAGKALVDYGLYGAAGIENLHQLEELAKVGAVAFKTYTVSPPSERLKEYAGALVRSAAELYKVMEKSAAIGLLHCIHAEDDSLVQYLTTKLKESGRKDAEAHCESRPNLAEELAVHQAIGIAELTGGKVHLLHISTREAVQMIRSAKARGVKVTAETCPHYLYFTKKDMQKLGPYGKYNPPARSHEDIIALWEGLKDGSIDAIVSDHAPHSREEKDAGREDIWKAPPGTPGVETRLPLVLARAAGWGLDLQDVVRLCATNPARIYGLGWRKGEITEGMDADIALIDPNVTWKIDSSELQTKAKETVIFDQMEVKGQVFCTIVRGRVVYERGVGFEKPGIGSFLPGQLAESAKKGGDRFLSS